Proteins found in one Planctomycetes bacterium MalM25 genomic segment:
- the sigL gene encoding ECF RNA polymerase sigma factor SigL, whose translation MSTLTSPPPPHSGCRLGDPERWVDEHGEALMRYALLRVRDQATAEDLVQETLLSAWRGRGRYDGLCEPRTWLVAILKRRVADHFRKAGRQPETEGDPAAEPASRDTACDAESAEFWSVLTGCTGKMPPHLARAFRLRTFGHEEPTAICDAEGISRKNLSVRLHRARQLLRRCLELSGFGAGRSAPR comes from the coding sequence ATGTCGACCCTCACCTCCCCCCCGCCGCCCCACTCCGGTTGTCGCCTCGGTGACCCCGAGCGGTGGGTCGATGAGCACGGCGAGGCGTTGATGCGCTACGCGCTGCTCCGGGTTCGTGATCAGGCGACCGCCGAGGACCTGGTCCAAGAGACCCTGCTGTCCGCATGGCGGGGACGCGGTCGCTACGACGGCCTGTGCGAGCCACGCACCTGGTTGGTCGCGATCCTCAAGCGGCGAGTCGCCGATCACTTCCGCAAAGCGGGCCGTCAGCCCGAAACCGAGGGCGACCCAGCGGCCGAACCGGCTTCCCGCGACACGGCGTGCGACGCCGAGTCGGCCGAGTTCTGGAGCGTCCTCACCGGATGCACCGGCAAGATGCCGCCGCACCTCGCGCGGGCGTTCCGGCTCCGGACCTTCGGGCACGAAGAGCCGACCGCCATCTGCGACGCCGAGGGCATTAGCCGGAAGAATCTCTCGGTCCGGCTGCACCGCGCTCGCCAGCTCCTGAGGCGGTGCCTCGAGCTGAGCGGTTTCGGCGCCGGACGGAGCGCCCCGCGATGA